The Daucus carota subsp. sativus chromosome 2, DH1 v3.0, whole genome shotgun sequence genome includes a window with the following:
- the LOC108206707 gene encoding metallothionein-like protein 1, which translates to MSSCGSSSCSCGSGCKCGSGCSCAHLDLENSTTATLIVGVAPVKSNFGGEEQSFGAEGGHACKCGSSCSCDPCNC; encoded by the exons ATGTCTAGCtgtggatcatcatcatgtagcTGTGGTTCTGGCTGCAAGTGTGGCAGCGGCTGCAG CTGTGCTCACCTTGACCTTGAAAACAGCACAACTGCTACACTTATCGTCGGTGTTGCACCAGTGAAGAG TAACTTCGGTGGGGAAGAGCAGAGCTTTGGAGCAGAGGGAGGGCACGCCTGCAAGTGCGGATCAAGCTGCAGCTGTGATCCATGCAACTGCTGA